A single window of Bufo bufo chromosome 10, aBufBuf1.1, whole genome shotgun sequence DNA harbors:
- the TNNI2 gene encoding troponin I, fast skeletal muscle gives MSKISASRKTHLKSLMLQVAKTALEKEEADAAAEKESYLAEHCQPLSLPHSLQELQELCKKLHAKIDVVDEERYDMEMKVQKSSKELEDLNQKIFDLRGKFKRPPLRRVRMSADAMLRALLGSKHKVNMELRANLKQVKKEDTDKEKDLRDVGDWRKNIEEKSGMEGRKKMFESEA, from the exons AGCTTGATGCTCCAGGTGGCCAAAACTGCTCTTGAGAAAGAAGAAGCTGATGCGGCCGCTGAGAAGGAAAGTTACCTGGCCGAGCACTGTCAACCACTGAGTCTACCACATTCCCTGCAGGAGCTGCAG GAACTGTGCAAAAAGTTGCATGCCAAGATCGATGTGGTAGACGAGGAGAGATACGACATGGAGATGAAAGTCCAAAAGAGCAGCAAGGAG CTGGAAGACTTAAACCAGAAAATCTTTGACCTGAGAGGTAAATTCAAGAGGCCACCACTGAGACGTGTACGTATGTCTGCTGATGCCATGCTTCGTGCTTTGCTTGGTTCCAAGCACAAGGTCAACATGGAGCTCCGTGCCAACCTCAAGCAGGTCAAGAAAGAGGACACTGACAAG GAGAAGGATCTCCGTGATGTTGGTGACTGGCGTAAGAACATTGAAGAGAAATCCGGCATGGAAGGCAGAAAGAAGATGTTCGAGTCTGAGGCCTAA